The following are from one region of the Paenibacillus sp. KS-LC4 genome:
- a CDS encoding ThuA domain-containing protein has product MIKVTVWNEFLHEKVHEEVLRVYPNGIHNALAAGIAADSFEIATATLDQPEHGLTEERLNNTDVLIWWGHMGHDQVEDAIVERVHKRVMEGMGLIVLHSGHFSKIFKKLMGTGCDLKWREAGEKERIWTVNPAHPIAAGLPEYITIEHEEMYGEHFDIPAPDELIFISWFEGGEVFRSGCTFYRGQGKIFYFRPGHETYPTYYNEQVLQVIKNAVHWAKPSHAGAPIRGNHQPLEPLVKP; this is encoded by the coding sequence ATGATTAAAGTGACGGTCTGGAATGAGTTTTTGCATGAGAAGGTGCACGAAGAGGTGCTGCGCGTTTATCCGAATGGCATACATAACGCTCTAGCAGCAGGCATCGCCGCCGATTCATTTGAAATCGCAACAGCTACGCTGGATCAGCCTGAGCACGGGCTGACCGAGGAGCGTCTGAACAATACGGATGTGCTGATCTGGTGGGGACATATGGGCCATGATCAAGTCGAGGATGCGATTGTCGAACGCGTGCATAAGCGAGTCATGGAAGGCATGGGACTCATTGTTTTGCATTCCGGTCATTTTTCGAAAATTTTCAAAAAACTAATGGGTACTGGCTGCGATCTAAAATGGCGCGAAGCAGGCGAGAAGGAACGCATCTGGACCGTGAATCCGGCGCATCCAATTGCTGCCGGCTTGCCGGAGTACATTACAATCGAGCATGAGGAAATGTACGGCGAGCATTTCGATATTCCCGCACCGGATGAGCTCATCTTCATAAGCTGGTTCGAGGGCGGTGAGGTGTTCCGCAGCGGCTGTACCTTCTACCGCGGCCAAGGGAAGATTTTTTACTTCCGACCAGGTCATGAAACATATCCAACCTATTACAATGAACAAGTGCTGCAAGTAATCAAAAATGCGGTTCATTGGGCAAAGCCTTCCCATGCTGGAGCACCCATCCGCGGCAATCACCAGCCGCTTGAGCCGCTTGTTAAACCATAA
- a CDS encoding DUF456 family protein, giving the protein MDILGWSLVIILFIVGMAGTVYPILPGALAIYAAFFAYGLCITFEPFGWVFWTLQTLIVVVLFVADYAVSAWGVKRFGGSKASIIGSTIGLILGPFVIPAFGLIIGPFVGAVIGEFFVVQEWKHAAKVGIGSLVGLLTSVVVKVVLQSIMIVLFIVWLVV; this is encoded by the coding sequence TTGGACATCTTAGGCTGGTCTCTCGTTATCATTTTATTTATTGTCGGCATGGCGGGTACGGTGTATCCGATACTGCCAGGGGCGCTTGCCATTTACGCCGCGTTTTTTGCTTATGGTCTGTGCATTACCTTTGAGCCGTTCGGCTGGGTTTTTTGGACGCTGCAAACGCTCATCGTCGTTGTGTTGTTCGTAGCGGATTATGCGGTCAGCGCCTGGGGCGTCAAGCGATTTGGCGGCTCCAAGGCCTCTATAATCGGCAGTACCATCGGCCTTATATTGGGACCATTCGTCATTCCAGCTTTCGGTCTCATTATCGGCCCATTCGTGGGCGCGGTCATCGGCGAGTTTTTCGTCGTTCAGGAGTGGAAGCATGCTGCGAAGGTAGGTATTGGCTCGCTTGTCGGATTACTGACTAGTGTTGTGGTGAAGGTTGTTTTGCAATCCATCATGATTGTGCTCTTTATTGTTTGGCTGGTTGTGTAA
- a CDS encoding Cof-type HAD-IIB family hydrolase, with amino-acid sequence MADYKLVALDMDGTLLNELSEISDENALWIRKALDAGVTVSFSTGRGFRSALPFAEQLQLETPMITVNGGEIWKKPHVLHRRALLDPVYVERLHKIAQKHVGTWFWAYSTKDIYNLEKWITPADDYEAHHWLKFGYYTEDDVVLKKIYEEVSEWDALEITNSSTSNWEMNPKGITKASALSELCEVMGIDMSQVVAVGDSLNDIAAIRDAGLGVAMGNAQDAVKDAADVITLSNNEHGVAEIIKNYVLKG; translated from the coding sequence ATGGCAGATTATAAATTAGTAGCACTCGATATGGATGGGACGCTGCTGAATGAACTGAGTGAAATTAGCGATGAAAATGCATTGTGGATCAGAAAGGCGCTTGATGCCGGTGTAACGGTCAGTTTTTCGACGGGACGCGGCTTTCGCAGCGCCTTGCCGTTTGCCGAGCAATTGCAGCTTGAAACGCCGATGATTACGGTAAATGGCGGCGAGATTTGGAAGAAGCCTCATGTGCTGCACCGCAGAGCGCTGCTTGATCCGGTATATGTAGAGCGGCTTCATAAAATTGCGCAGAAGCATGTCGGCACCTGGTTTTGGGCATACAGCACGAAGGACATCTACAATTTAGAAAAATGGATAACGCCAGCGGATGATTATGAAGCCCATCATTGGCTGAAATTCGGTTACTACACCGAGGATGATGTCGTACTTAAGAAGATTTATGAGGAAGTCAGCGAGTGGGATGCGCTTGAAATTACAAATTCCTCGACGAGCAATTGGGAGATGAATCCAAAAGGTATTACCAAAGCATCCGCGCTGAGCGAGCTTTGTGAAGTTATGGGTATAGACATGTCGCAGGTCGTTGCAGTTGGAGACAGCTTGAACGACATAGCCGCTATTCGCGATGCTGGACTAGGCGTTGCTATGGGCAATGCCCAAGATGCTGTGAAGGATGCGGCTGATGTTATTACGCTGTCGAATAATGAGCATGGCGTTGCCGAAATTATTAAGAATTATGTGCTGAAGGGATGA
- a CDS encoding metal ABC transporter permease — protein sequence MSDFWILLTGSLVASCCGILGAFLVLRKMAMIGDAISHSVMPGIVIAFLISGSRDSLVMMLAAMACGLLAVFLIQLFQQSGIQSDASIGVVFTAMFAAGVLLVSLYARQVHLDQDAILYGEIAYVHWNTWTLNGVSMGPIAVWLLGITLTVILVVIGLFYKQFKLCAFDPALAAACGIPVALFHYLLMGLVSMATVSSFESVGAILVVGLLVIPAATAYLLTERLSVMIALSAGVGIASTFIGYGLATVLDASIAGCIVSSAGVLFILALLFSPSHGVIWKKWRLRRLAQ from the coding sequence ATGAGCGATTTTTGGATATTGCTGACGGGCTCGCTTGTCGCTAGCTGCTGCGGCATACTTGGAGCTTTTCTCGTTTTGCGAAAAATGGCGATGATCGGTGATGCGATCAGCCACTCGGTTATGCCGGGCATCGTTATTGCTTTTCTGATTAGCGGTTCACGCGATTCACTCGTTATGATGCTTGCTGCAATGGCTTGTGGTTTGCTTGCTGTATTCCTAATCCAGCTGTTTCAGCAAAGCGGCATTCAATCGGATGCGTCCATTGGCGTTGTTTTTACCGCGATGTTTGCTGCCGGGGTACTGCTGGTGAGCCTGTATGCCCGCCAGGTGCATCTCGATCAGGATGCGATTTTATACGGAGAAATTGCCTATGTGCACTGGAATACGTGGACGCTGAACGGCGTCAGTATGGGACCGATAGCGGTATGGCTGCTAGGCATTACGTTAACGGTCATTTTAGTCGTCATTGGGCTGTTCTATAAGCAGTTCAAGCTATGTGCCTTCGATCCAGCCCTTGCGGCTGCTTGTGGCATCCCCGTTGCCTTGTTCCATTATTTATTGATGGGGCTTGTGTCGATGGCGACGGTCAGTTCCTTCGAGAGCGTAGGAGCGATTCTCGTGGTCGGGCTGCTGGTTATTCCTGCTGCGACCGCTTACTTATTAACGGAGCGGCTGAGTGTCATGATCGCTTTGAGCGCAGGTGTGGGCATTGCCAGCACATTCATTGGTTATGGCTTGGCGACTGTGCTAGATGCCTCGATTGCAGGCTGTATCGTGAGTTCTGCGGGTGTGCTGTTCATCTTGGCCCTGCTGTTCTCGCCTAGCCATGGCGTTATCTGGAAAAAATGGCGTTTGCGCCGTTTAGCCCAATAA